From one Mytilus galloprovincialis chromosome 13, xbMytGall1.hap1.1, whole genome shotgun sequence genomic stretch:
- the LOC143056622 gene encoding uncharacterized protein LOC143056622 has product MAAGPIAERNQDATVYVGGLDDKVTEAILWELFLQAGPVVNVHMPKDRVTQSHQGYGFVEFMGEEDADYAIKIMNMIKLYGKPVRVNKASAHQKNLDVGANIFIGNLDPEVDEKLLYDTFSAFGVILQTPKIMRDPDSGNSKGYAFINFASFEASDAAIEAMNGQYLCNRAITISYAFKKDSKGERHGSAAERLLAAKNPLSLTDRPHQLFADAPPPPQQPPGPGPSSSMAPPPPPPMGGMMSSGQAGPPTSMSNIPPPPVPPPSSQHLPPPPVPPMGMPPFPPGHPGQMPFMHPPMQRPPPPSSMPGTTGAQASHAPPPPHYSQPGPPRYPGPPPPGWNNQQRPPYPGQGGPPPPPPPGMRPPPPPGWNGPPPPGMRPPPFPGGRPPPPGMRGPPPPGMGGPPRGPPGPGPRGPPPPRGMRGPPPPGMRGPPPPPRN; this is encoded by the exons atGCCACAGTATATGTAGGTGGATTAGATGATAAAGTAACAGAAGCCATACTATGGGAGTTGTTTCTTCAAGCAGGGCCTGTGG tgaATGTCCACATGCCCAAGGACCGTGTAACACAGAGTCATCAGGGATATGGTTTTGTGGAATTCATGGGAGAAGAAGATGCAGATTACGCTATAAAAATTATGAACATGATAAAATTATATGGTAAACCTGTCCGGGTTAATAAG GCCTCTGCACATCAGAAGAACCTGGATGTAGGAGCCAACATATTTATCGGTAACTTGGACCCTGAAGTTGACGAGAAACTGTTATATGATACATTTAGTGCTTTTGGAGTCATATTACAAACACCAAAG atcATGAGAGATCCAGATTCAGGAAACTCTAAAGGATATGCCTTTATAAACTTTGCCAGTTTTGAAGCCTCTGATGCAGCCATAGAAGCTATGAACGGACAATATTTGTGCAATAGAGCTATAACGATCTCATATGCATTTAAAAAAGATTCAAAAGGAGAAAGACATGGATCAGCAGCAG agagACTATTGGCTGCCAAGAATCCCTTATCATTAACAGACAGACCCCATCAGTTGTTTGCAGATGCCCCACCCCCTCCACAGCAACCCCCAGGTCCAGGACCTTCATCATCCATGGCCCCTCCACCTCCTCCACCAATGGGAGGAATGATGTCATCAGGACAAGCAG GTCCTCCAACATCGATGTCAAATATTCCCCCTCCTCCAGTGCCACCTCCCTCATCACAACATTTGCCACCACCACCTGTGCCACCCATGGGGATGCCACCATTTCCACCAGGACATCCAG gACAGATGCCATTCATGCATCCCCCAATGCAGAGACCTCCACCACCTTCATCGATGCCAGGAACAACGGGGGCACAGGCATCACATGCCCCACCCCCTCCACATTACTCACAGCCAGGACCCCCAAGATATCCAG GACCTCCCCCTCCAGGATGGAATAACCAGCAGAGACCTCCATACCCAGGACAAGGAGGACCCCCACCCCCTCCTCCACCAGGGATGAGACCCCCTCCCCCTCCTGGATGGAACGGTCCACCACCACCAGGAATGAGACCACCACCATTCC CTGGTGGCAGACCCCCACCCCCAGGGATGAGAGGACCCCCACCACCAGGCATGGGAGGTCCACCAAGAGGTCCACCAGGGCCTGGACCACGTGGACCACCACCCCCCAGAGGTATGAGAGGTCCACCACCACCCGGTATGAGAGGACCACCACCACCTCCAAGAAACTGA